A portion of the Actinomycetota bacterium genome contains these proteins:
- a CDS encoding uracil-DNA glycosylase, protein MGEEWERASTLGDLFEAIRDCMRCPLGATRTNLVLGTGDERAEIMFVGEAPGFHEDKQGIPFVGPAGQLLDQLLGSIGLKRSQVYIANTLKCRPPENRDPQPLELETCTPFLFKQIEIIGPRIICTLGNHATKTLLATSTGITQLHGRLTRKGDLAYVPLFHPAAALHKPPLKNTLIEDFQRLREHLDSERVRWREEAAPAAEPEAPPEPEPEQMGLF, encoded by the coding sequence ATGGGGGAGGAATGGGAACGGGCTTCAACCCTCGGCGATCTCTTCGAAGCCATCAGGGACTGCATGCGATGCCCCCTGGGCGCAACCCGCACCAACCTGGTCCTGGGCACGGGGGACGAGCGGGCGGAGATAATGTTCGTGGGAGAAGCGCCCGGTTTTCACGAGGACAAGCAGGGCATACCCTTCGTGGGTCCGGCCGGGCAGTTGCTGGATCAGCTCCTGGGCTCCATAGGCCTCAAGCGTTCCCAGGTCTACATCGCCAACACCCTGAAGTGCAGGCCTCCGGAGAACCGTGACCCCCAGCCCCTGGAACTGGAGACCTGCACCCCGTTTCTCTTTAAACAGATCGAGATAATCGGTCCGCGCATAATCTGCACCCTGGGCAACCATGCCACCAAGACCCTGCTCGCCACGAGCACCGGTATAACCCAGCTGCACGGCAGGCTCACTCGCAAAGGGGATCTCGCTTACGTCCCGCTGTTTCATCCCGCCGCGGCGTTGCATAAGCCGCCCCTGAAGAACACCCTCATCGAGGACTTCCAGAGGTTGCGGGAGCACCTGGATTCGGAGAGGGTGCGCTGGAGGGAGGAGGCGGCCCCAGCCGCGGAACCCGAAGCCCCGCCCGAGCCTGAGCCCGAACAGATGGGCCTCTTCTGA
- a CDS encoding glycosyltransferase, with translation MKRSHSDLIVEESPRRIWPLLVITLVIAIFFRSMLTLGKVPYISDIKTYYYPAWTYFSQAFRAGWPSWWNPGMYCGFPLFADSEMGLFYPLNLLLFQLPATAGFNYSIILHYLLGGCFTFAYCRRIRLSRPASLFVSIPFVLGGFFLAHIVHPNAVATAAWMPIFLYCLEGALEDRKLSLFVAAGGVLGLQCLSGFFMLPLMELMLGFFYVIFHPSHRGEDRGRLVLRSLGGLALAAGLGMGLGMIQNLPAFDLVQNSYRAGGLNDQVANIGSLPPAQLTGMAFPRLFGMGLAQGSYLGAWTFEETYSYIGILPLLFAPAALYRPRRWHAVFFFWIGVVSLLLSLGNRGLLWPLLRMFPGFNVLKGSSRFILTMNLAVLILGGIGFDRWREGRLSRPTRSRLARFWVVVTAVVAGLIGLCVLLYRLDLLCFRELAEAVVGHLAVGINTAPGKLTEGLYAFFSKPRLDILFPLVIVLLFFLLLRNGEAQRGPNRLKVGLAVFIAVVDVFAFGSFVLKPVPRARVEFQPEVIEVLAEESEGGRVTLLKEPGINRGEFSLAPNQLLPYGLEDAFGFSTIPPARLDRFLGNLNNNASAPAFELLGVKLLYSNLVRIKGVPFDLSLPYGFPAGLGIRRYLYPEDTVGKELRFLIDGKILEADAAGRIYLQLSSINHGQVRDHPSLMLEKEAGSEGYLLEVIGGDQPVSFRETTFRSPGHGDGRSALEMRVPLGRLGEADEMIVTTACDPTLEGTRLAAVSVIDEDGRGIPLGTWPHIYSDSSYAVYRLEDSLPRAFAASDVIWARDWKEAADLTWNESILPNRVVLALDEVDAATRAAIKELDADDPGTNVNIEEEGEDHVLLHAEGDDDAILVIARDHLPGWSARIDGKETELFSAYGFFSAIYLPAGDHEIALSYRPPGLAAGIPISAAFLIVLCALYYFFRRSERMAAKAGAHEPVIPPPDGGGISAFFPCYNDSATLQALIEKALEVLDDLGVDHEVIVVDDGSSDASGEVIDALAASYDKVRVVRHDRNRGYGAALRSGIKTSTKEWVFYTDSDGQYDVEDLRRLHRLSGAADVVNGYKRSRSDPWYRIWLGSVYNAAIRLIFAIPVRDTDCDFRLMRGDLVRGLELRSEGGAICVEMVKGLQAAGASFAETPVSHYPREEGKSQFFRLKNLVVMGGELASLWWRLLKRGEV, from the coding sequence ATGAAGAGATCGCATTCCGATCTGATCGTGGAGGAAAGCCCCCGCAGGATATGGCCCCTGCTGGTCATCACCCTGGTCATAGCCATCTTCTTCCGCTCCATGCTCACCCTGGGCAAGGTACCCTATATATCGGATATCAAGACCTATTACTACCCGGCCTGGACCTATTTCTCGCAGGCCTTTCGCGCCGGATGGCCGTCCTGGTGGAACCCGGGCATGTACTGCGGTTTTCCGCTCTTCGCCGACAGCGAGATGGGGCTCTTCTACCCCCTCAACCTGCTGCTCTTCCAGCTGCCGGCCACGGCGGGGTTCAACTACTCCATCATCCTCCATTATCTCCTCGGAGGGTGTTTCACCTTCGCCTACTGCCGCCGCATCCGCCTCAGCCGGCCCGCCTCCCTGTTCGTCTCCATCCCTTTTGTCCTGGGGGGCTTCTTCCTCGCCCACATTGTCCACCCCAACGCGGTGGCCACGGCGGCGTGGATGCCCATCTTCCTCTACTGCCTGGAGGGTGCCCTTGAGGACAGGAAGCTCTCCCTCTTTGTCGCGGCGGGGGGTGTGCTGGGCCTGCAGTGTCTCTCCGGTTTTTTCATGCTTCCCCTCATGGAGTTGATGCTGGGTTTCTTCTACGTCATCTTCCATCCCTCACACCGGGGCGAAGACCGGGGCCGCCTTGTCCTGCGCTCCCTGGGCGGGTTGGCCCTGGCCGCTGGGCTGGGCATGGGTCTGGGTATGATCCAGAACCTGCCCGCCTTCGACCTGGTGCAGAACTCCTACCGTGCCGGGGGACTGAACGACCAGGTGGCGAACATCGGCAGCCTGCCGCCTGCCCAGCTCACCGGGATGGCCTTCCCGCGCCTCTTCGGCATGGGACTGGCCCAGGGGAGCTACCTCGGCGCCTGGACCTTCGAGGAGACCTACTCCTATATCGGTATCCTTCCCCTGCTCTTCGCGCCGGCCGCATTGTACAGGCCGCGGCGATGGCACGCGGTGTTCTTCTTCTGGATCGGCGTGGTCTCGCTGCTGTTGAGCCTGGGCAACCGCGGGCTTCTCTGGCCCCTGCTGCGCATGTTCCCCGGCTTCAACGTGCTCAAGGGCTCGAGCCGGTTCATCCTCACCATGAACCTGGCGGTTCTGATCCTGGGGGGCATCGGTTTCGACCGCTGGCGGGAGGGCAGGCTCTCGCGCCCCACGCGTTCACGCCTTGCCCGTTTCTGGGTGGTCGTCACCGCCGTGGTTGCGGGACTCATCGGACTCTGCGTGCTCCTCTACCGTCTCGATCTCCTCTGTTTTCGCGAACTGGCGGAGGCGGTGGTCGGGCACCTGGCGGTGGGGATAAACACGGCACCAGGCAAGCTGACCGAGGGCTTATATGCTTTCTTCTCCAAACCCCGGTTGGATATCCTGTTCCCGCTGGTGATAGTCCTCCTCTTCTTCCTGCTGCTGCGCAACGGGGAGGCGCAGCGGGGCCCTAACCGCCTCAAGGTCGGCCTGGCGGTCTTCATCGCCGTCGTCGATGTCTTCGCATTCGGGAGCTTCGTGCTCAAACCCGTCCCGCGCGCCCGGGTCGAATTCCAGCCAGAAGTCATCGAAGTGCTCGCGGAGGAGAGCGAGGGAGGCAGGGTTACGCTGCTCAAGGAGCCGGGCATAAACCGCGGGGAGTTCTCCCTGGCTCCCAACCAGCTCCTGCCCTACGGGCTCGAGGACGCCTTCGGGTTCTCGACCATCCCCCCCGCACGCCTGGACCGCTTCCTCGGCAACCTGAACAACAACGCGTCCGCACCCGCCTTCGAGCTCCTGGGGGTGAAGCTGCTCTACAGCAACCTCGTGCGCATCAAGGGGGTGCCCTTCGACCTGTCTCTGCCCTACGGATTCCCCGCCGGGCTGGGGATCCGCCGCTACCTCTATCCGGAGGACACCGTGGGCAAGGAGCTGCGCTTCCTCATCGACGGTAAGATTCTGGAGGCTGATGCGGCGGGCCGTATCTACCTCCAGCTCAGCTCCATCAATCACGGACAGGTCCGCGACCATCCGTCCCTCATGCTGGAGAAAGAGGCGGGGAGCGAGGGGTACCTGCTGGAGGTGATCGGCGGCGACCAGCCGGTATCCTTCAGGGAAACGACCTTCAGGTCACCTGGTCACGGAGACGGGCGAAGCGCGCTGGAGATGCGGGTTCCGCTGGGACGCCTGGGAGAGGCGGACGAGATGATCGTGACCACGGCCTGCGACCCCACACTCGAGGGCACGCGCCTTGCGGCCGTGAGCGTCATCGACGAGGACGGCCGGGGGATCCCCCTGGGGACGTGGCCGCATATCTACTCAGACAGCAGCTACGCCGTTTACAGGCTGGAGGACTCGCTGCCCCGCGCCTTCGCGGCTTCGGACGTCATCTGGGCGCGGGACTGGAAGGAGGCAGCGGACCTTACGTGGAACGAGAGCATCCTCCCTAACCGGGTGGTGCTCGCGCTCGACGAGGTCGATGCCGCAACGCGCGCGGCCATAAAGGAACTTGATGCGGATGACCCGGGCACCAACGTCAATATCGAAGAGGAAGGCGAGGACCACGTGTTGCTGCATGCCGAGGGAGACGATGACGCCATCCTGGTCATCGCCAGGGACCATCTCCCGGGCTGGAGCGCCCGCATAGATGGCAAGGAGACCGAGCTGTTCTCGGCCTACGGCTTCTTCAGCGCCATCTACCTGCCGGCGGGTGACCACGAGATAGCATTGTCCTACCGCCCGCCGGGACTGGCGGCGGGCATCCCCATCAGCGCGGCTTTCCTGATCGTTCTGTGCGCGTTGTACTACTTCTTCAGGAGAAGTGAGCGCATGGCGGCGAAAGCCGGCGCCCACGAACCCGTGATCCCGCCGCCAGACGGCGGGGGGATCAGCGCCTTCTTCCCCTGCTATAACGACTCCGCAACCCTGCAGGCACTGATAGAGAAAGCCCTTGAGGTCCTGGATGACCTCGGCGTGGACCACGAGGTTATCGTGGTAGACGACGGCAGCTCCGATGCCTCCGGCGAGGTCATAGACGCTCTCGCCGCCTCGTACGATAAGGTGCGGGTGGTCCGCCATGACCGCAACCGGGGCTACGGCGCGGCTTTGCGCAGCGGCATCAAGACCTCGACCAAGGAATGGGTCTTCTACACCGACAGCGACGGCCAGTACGACGTCGAGGACCTGCGCCGCCTGCACCGGCTCAGCGGGGCGGCCGACGTGGTCAACGGCTACAAGCGCAGCCGCAGCGACCCCTGGTATCGCATCTGGCTGGGCTCCGTCTATAACGCGGCCATCCGCCTCATCTTCGCCATCCCCGTCCGGGATACGGACTGCGATTTCCGCCTCATGCGCGGAGACCTCGTGCGCGGCCTCGAACTGCGCTCCGAGGGAGGTGCCATCTGCGTGGAGATGGTCAAGGGCTTGCAGGCTGCCGGAGCCAGCTTCGCCGAGACGCCCGTCAGCCATTACCCCCGCGAGGAGGGGAAGAGCCAGTTCTTCCGGTTGAAGAATCTGGTTGTAATGGGCGGCGAGCTTGCGTCATTATGGTGGAGGTTACTGAAAAGAGGTGAGGTATAG
- a CDS encoding DegT/DnrJ/EryC1/StrS family aminotransferase: MNAAAVPFLDLSRQDRELADELGLAFSRFLQGGIFILGPEVSSLEKEFASSCGARAGVGVASGTDALLLALKAAGARPGDGVITPALSAPPTAVAVSLSGAEPVFVDIDADTRCMDPEALRRGITPRSRFVLVVHLYGRMADMTSLARAAAENDLVLIEDCAQAHGAAMAGRAAGTWGKAGCFSFYPTKNLGAYGDAGMIVTADEEYASRLRGLRDYGRVDRDHLGEIGQSSRLDELQAALLRVKLPRLDAWNRRRRELASNYLDGLAGLPLRLPQWDRKEDHCFHLFVVECERRDSLRSYLEGRGIQTAVHYPLPLHLQRPYLRSGFDTGSFPVAERLAQQAISLPLYPHLTDAEQEMVIGAVRDYFRRSRSGR, translated from the coding sequence TTGAACGCGGCCGCGGTGCCCTTCCTGGACCTGTCACGCCAGGACAGGGAACTCGCCGATGAGCTGGGGCTGGCCTTCTCCCGTTTCCTGCAGGGGGGCATCTTCATATTGGGCCCGGAGGTCTCCAGCCTGGAGAAGGAATTCGCCTCGTCATGCGGTGCAAGGGCGGGAGTCGGAGTGGCCTCCGGCACCGACGCCCTGCTGCTCGCGCTCAAGGCGGCGGGAGCTCGCCCCGGGGACGGGGTCATCACGCCGGCACTTTCAGCCCCCCCCACCGCTGTCGCCGTATCGCTCTCCGGCGCCGAGCCGGTATTCGTCGATATCGACGCGGATACGCGCTGCATGGACCCCGAGGCGCTGCGCCGGGGCATCACCCCGCGCTCCCGCTTCGTCCTCGTGGTCCATCTCTACGGGCGCATGGCGGACATGACGTCGTTGGCGCGGGCCGCCGCTGAAAACGACCTGGTGCTCATAGAGGACTGCGCCCAGGCCCATGGCGCCGCCATGGCCGGCAGGGCCGCGGGCACCTGGGGCAAGGCGGGCTGCTTCAGCTTCTATCCCACCAAGAACCTGGGCGCCTATGGAGACGCCGGCATGATCGTCACCGCTGACGAGGAATACGCATCACGCTTGCGCGGCTTGCGCGATTACGGGCGTGTTGACCGCGACCACCTGGGAGAGATCGGCCAGAGCAGCCGCCTGGACGAGTTGCAGGCCGCGCTGTTGCGGGTGAAACTGCCTCGCCTCGACGCCTGGAACCGGCGGCGGCGGGAACTGGCGAGCAACTATCTGGACGGGCTGGCGGGCCTGCCCTTGCGCCTCCCGCAGTGGGACAGGAAAGAAGACCATTGCTTCCACCTCTTCGTGGTGGAATGTGAGCGCCGCGACTCGCTGCGCTCGTACCTGGAGGGCCGGGGAATCCAGACCGCGGTGCACTATCCGCTTCCGCTGCACCTGCAGCGCCCCTACCTGCGGAGCGGCTTTGACACCGGTTCGTTCCCCGTCGCCGAGCGCCTCGCGCAGCAGGCTATCTCTCTGCCCCTCTATCCCCACCTCACCGACGCGGAACAGGAGATGGTGATCGGGGCCGTGCGCGATTACTTCCGTCGCTCACGCAGTGGCCGTTAG
- a CDS encoding nitroreductase family protein, with product MDVFEAIEKRRSVRSFDASREVPEELVEEVLNCGCQAPSAGNVQPWRFIVVRDGELKKALATAAHGQDFVASAPVVIVVCADLSSHSLSYGRRGVELYSIQDTAAATENMLLAATALGLGACWVGAFDEEMASRALRLVKDLRPLALIPVGYASGETQPPRKMDCRRLVTFL from the coding sequence GTGGATGTCTTCGAGGCGATTGAGAAAAGGCGCAGCGTGCGCTCGTTCGATGCGAGCCGGGAGGTGCCGGAGGAGCTGGTGGAGGAGGTCCTCAATTGCGGCTGCCAGGCGCCCTCGGCGGGAAACGTGCAGCCATGGCGCTTCATCGTGGTCAGGGACGGGGAGCTGAAGAAGGCCTTGGCCACGGCGGCCCACGGCCAGGACTTCGTCGCCTCGGCACCGGTGGTCATCGTGGTCTGCGCCGATCTCTCATCCCACTCCCTCAGCTACGGCCGGAGGGGGGTTGAGCTCTACTCCATCCAGGATACGGCCGCGGCCACCGAGAACATGCTGCTGGCCGCGACGGCCCTGGGACTGGGCGCGTGCTGGGTGGGTGCGTTCGATGAGGAAATGGCGTCCCGGGCGCTGCGCCTGGTCAAGGACCTGCGCCCCCTGGCGCTCATCCCCGTGGGATATGCCTCTGGCGAGACGCAGCCCCCGCGCAAGATGGACTGCCGCCGCCTGGTCACCTTCCTCTAA
- a CDS encoding P1 family peptidase, whose amino-acid sequence MAFRMDGVTVGHAQDEVGLTGCTVVLLPPGSKGGVDVRGGAPGTRETDLLSPVNLVEEVHAFVLTGGSAFGLASSIGVVRYLEEKGIGFETGVARVPIVPTAVIFDLGVGDPNARPDAEMGYRACLDTSEDITRQGNVGVGMGATVGMMFGAANCTKSGLGTAFIEAGALKVFALVVVNAFGDVVDERGRIIAGARSPEGGFACTEACIESMLCATCQPPPLTNTTLGVIVTNARLSKTDVNWVAQRGHNGFARAISPCHTKLDGDLVFAAATGQVEASADMVGVVGSVAVSQAVRNAVRHATAVAGIPASSDLA is encoded by the coding sequence ATGGCCTTCAGGATGGACGGGGTCACGGTGGGACACGCGCAGGACGAGGTGGGCCTTACGGGGTGCACGGTGGTCCTGCTGCCGCCGGGGAGCAAGGGCGGTGTGGACGTGCGAGGCGGCGCCCCGGGGACGCGCGAGACCGACTTGCTCAGCCCGGTCAACCTGGTGGAGGAGGTGCATGCCTTTGTACTAACGGGCGGCAGTGCCTTCGGCCTGGCGTCCAGCATCGGCGTGGTCAGGTACCTGGAGGAAAAGGGCATCGGTTTCGAGACGGGAGTGGCACGCGTTCCCATAGTGCCCACGGCGGTCATCTTCGACCTGGGAGTCGGAGATCCCAACGCTCGGCCGGACGCGGAGATGGGCTACCGCGCCTGCCTGGATACCAGTGAAGACATCACCCGACAGGGAAACGTGGGCGTGGGTATGGGGGCCACTGTGGGGATGATGTTCGGGGCGGCCAACTGTACCAAGAGCGGCCTGGGGACGGCCTTCATCGAGGCCGGGGCCCTGAAGGTCTTCGCGCTGGTGGTGGTGAACGCCTTCGGGGACGTTGTGGACGAGAGGGGAAGGATCATCGCCGGCGCCCGCTCGCCCGAAGGGGGGTTCGCCTGCACCGAGGCCTGCATCGAGTCCATGCTCTGCGCCACCTGCCAACCCCCGCCTCTCACCAACACCACCCTGGGGGTCATAGTGACCAACGCCAGGCTCTCCAAGACCGATGTCAACTGGGTTGCGCAGAGGGGCCACAACGGCTTCGCCAGGGCTATCTCGCCGTGCCACACCAAGCTAGACGGAGACCTGGTGTTCGCGGCCGCCACCGGGCAGGTGGAAGCTTCTGCGGATATGGTGGGAGTGGTGGGCTCGGTGGCCGTGTCGCAGGCGGTGCGCAACGCGGTCAGGCACGCGACGGCGGTGGCGGGCATACCCGCCAGCTCTGATCTGGCCTGA
- the tsaB gene encoding tRNA (adenosine(37)-N6)-threonylcarbamoyltransferase complex dimerization subunit type 1 TsaB, producing MTGEKAWLLAWDLSAPRGVLALDGPGTTLRHEIAGAMRVSRLFVVAGELLAEAGIAKDALGLLGVGCGPGSFTGVRVAVTAAKVLAAALHVPLVAPDSLMVLAAGAGETGGGGEEGRYVFAAIDARRGEVYHALYRVEGGRPHVLMEPSVATPESAAASLLSWMEGEGHAVIGTGSGIEAYRTAWPREMRPVGGRHPCAEGLVGMCRLARDRGEDADPMTLLPFYLRRPDTRERCGDEARGGNC from the coding sequence ATGACCGGGGAAAAGGCCTGGCTCCTGGCCTGGGACCTGTCCGCTCCGCGGGGGGTGCTGGCCCTGGACGGACCCGGAACGACCCTGCGGCATGAGATCGCTGGCGCGATGCGCGTCTCCCGCCTCTTCGTCGTGGCGGGAGAGCTACTCGCCGAGGCGGGGATAGCGAAGGACGCGCTCGGTTTGCTCGGGGTCGGATGTGGCCCCGGCTCTTTCACGGGCGTCAGGGTGGCGGTGACCGCCGCCAAGGTCCTGGCGGCAGCCCTCCATGTCCCCCTGGTCGCCCCGGACAGCCTGATGGTCCTGGCGGCGGGGGCAGGAGAGACAGGGGGAGGAGGGGAGGAAGGCCGGTATGTCTTCGCGGCCATCGACGCCCGCAGGGGAGAGGTCTATCACGCTCTCTACCGCGTCGAAGGTGGCCGCCCCCATGTCTTGATGGAGCCGAGCGTGGCTACTCCAGAGTCGGCGGCAGCATCCCTGCTTTCCTGGATGGAGGGGGAAGGGCATGCGGTCATCGGAACAGGGAGCGGTATCGAGGCGTATCGCACGGCCTGGCCTCGGGAAATGAGACCCGTCGGCGGACGCCATCCTTGCGCCGAAGGCCTGGTGGGCATGTGCCGGCTGGCTCGGGACCGCGGGGAGGACGCGGACCCCATGACGCTCCTTCCCTTTT
- a CDS encoding NAD-dependent epimerase/dehydratase family protein translates to MREAPVPDGFYNGKRVLVTGGLGFIGSNLVQRLVRSGASVTVIDACFPDQGANLFNLKGVLEDLVLVVADIGSLDEISSFIVDQEVVFNLAACISHIGSLHNPLQDLERNCTSQLRFLTALTELSPRTRIIHTGSRSQYGNPVYSPIDEEHPLRPVDINGVHKTAVEEYHRIFHDLGKMRFTSLRLTNIYGPRHQMHHDGQGFLNWFIRQGLSGQEICVFGDGSQERDFLYVEDVVEALLLAAPDSRCEGGIFNLASGTPVSVAEAAEAICSLTETSWRCVPYPPERNSVEPGSLRIDGSRLQELLGWRPRSDFRAGLEDTISYYRHFGSRYFYGRMGSVFYSEKGVD, encoded by the coding sequence ATGCGGGAAGCGCCGGTTCCGGACGGTTTCTACAACGGCAAACGGGTCCTGGTCACCGGTGGGCTCGGTTTTATCGGAAGCAACCTGGTGCAACGGCTCGTGCGCAGCGGGGCCAGCGTAACCGTCATCGACGCCTGCTTTCCCGACCAGGGAGCCAACCTCTTCAACCTCAAGGGCGTCCTGGAGGACCTGGTGCTGGTGGTCGCGGACATCGGCTCGCTGGACGAGATCTCCAGCTTCATCGTCGACCAGGAGGTCGTCTTCAACCTCGCGGCGTGCATCAGCCACATCGGCTCGTTGCACAATCCCCTGCAGGACCTGGAACGCAACTGCACCAGCCAGCTCCGCTTCCTCACCGCCCTCACCGAACTGAGCCCGCGGACCCGCATCATCCACACCGGCTCACGCAGCCAGTACGGCAACCCGGTTTATTCGCCCATCGACGAGGAGCACCCTTTGAGGCCGGTGGACATAAACGGCGTCCACAAGACAGCGGTGGAGGAATACCACCGCATCTTCCACGATCTCGGCAAGATGCGCTTCACGTCTTTGAGGCTCACCAACATCTACGGGCCGCGCCACCAGATGCACCACGACGGCCAGGGGTTCCTCAACTGGTTCATCCGCCAGGGTCTCTCGGGGCAGGAGATCTGCGTCTTCGGGGACGGCAGCCAGGAGAGGGACTTTCTCTACGTGGAAGACGTGGTCGAAGCGCTATTGCTGGCAGCCCCGGACAGCAGGTGCGAGGGCGGCATCTTCAACCTCGCCTCCGGGACCCCCGTATCGGTGGCCGAAGCCGCCGAGGCCATATGCAGCCTCACGGAGACGTCCTGGCGCTGCGTCCCCTATCCCCCGGAGCGCAACTCGGTCGAGCCCGGCAGCCTGCGCATTGACGGTTCCCGCCTGCAGGAGCTCCTGGGTTGGAGGCCGCGATCCGATTTCCGCGCCGGCCTGGAAGATACCATCTCCTACTACCGCCACTTCGGTTCCCGCTACTTCTACGGCCGTATGGGAAGCGTCTTCTATTCCGAGAAAGGCGTCGATTGA
- a CDS encoding alpha/beta hydrolase, with product MKKTTLGAAAVSLGLLAVPTAIRRLDHARSGDGGEGSRCSAGKEVLGGVVSRDGTRLYAEFCGEPGPTVFFAHGWTCRHDVFRHQMSFLCKDYRVISMDQRGHGKSGAPASGDHSIDRLAEDLKAVIDAAGPEEFVIVGHSMGGFTAFKFHQRFGDEYRGRLKGMVMIDSTGTDVLESIYMSGVVRRFYPLPLSPFLVLGGRRNRLVEWGREVLRDSSAAYLICRWAAFGAKPPAEAVEMQREMSFSTPVPTTCLAAKACFDYHVEEHLPHVNVPVIMFVGTKDKLTSAKANRRTCDLLPDARLVVYEGAGHSTHLERTDELNAEMGTFIATCFGRTPKGSEE from the coding sequence ATGAAGAAGACCACGCTGGGTGCTGCCGCAGTTTCACTGGGCCTGCTGGCGGTCCCGACGGCGATAAGGCGCCTCGATCACGCAAGGTCGGGCGACGGCGGCGAGGGATCCCGCTGCAGCGCGGGCAAGGAGGTCCTGGGTGGGGTGGTGTCTCGGGACGGGACCCGCCTGTACGCGGAGTTCTGCGGCGAGCCCGGCCCCACCGTGTTCTTCGCGCACGGCTGGACCTGCCGCCACGATGTCTTCAGGCACCAGATGTCCTTTCTCTGCAAGGATTACCGGGTGATCTCCATGGACCAGCGCGGCCACGGCAAGTCCGGCGCCCCCGCGAGCGGGGACCACAGCATCGACCGCCTGGCGGAGGACCTCAAGGCGGTGATAGACGCAGCGGGCCCCGAGGAGTTCGTCATCGTAGGACACAGCATGGGCGGATTCACAGCGTTCAAGTTCCACCAGCGTTTCGGGGATGAGTACCGCGGCAGGCTCAAAGGGATGGTGATGATCGATTCCACCGGGACCGATGTACTGGAGAGCATCTACATGAGCGGTGTGGTCAGGCGCTTCTACCCCCTTCCCCTCTCGCCGTTCCTGGTCCTTGGAGGGCGGAGAAACCGCCTGGTGGAGTGGGGGCGAGAGGTGCTGCGCGATTCGTCCGCCGCCTATCTCATCTGCCGCTGGGCAGCCTTCGGCGCAAAGCCCCCGGCGGAGGCGGTGGAGATGCAGCGCGAGATGTCCTTTTCCACCCCGGTGCCGACGACCTGCCTGGCGGCGAAGGCATGTTTCGACTATCACGTGGAGGAGCACCTGCCCCATGTGAACGTCCCGGTGATCATGTTCGTGGGGACAAAGGACAAGCTCACCAGCGCAAAGGCCAACCGGCGCACCTGCGATCTCCTTCCCGACGCCCGCCTGGTGGTCTACGAGGGCGCCGGCCATTCCACCCACCTGGAACGCACCGATGAGCTCAACGCGGAGATGGGGACCTTCATCGCCACCTGTTTCGGCCGTACGCCGAAGGGATCAGAGGAGTAA
- a CDS encoding zinc ribbon domain-containing protein: MPFYEYKCEACGERFEHFARNMSDEAECCAACGKKKIRKLLSTFGFKSGSASSGDYRSSAGPSACGSCTSSSCTSCSH, encoded by the coding sequence ATGCCTTTCTACGAGTATAAGTGCGAGGCTTGCGGGGAGAGATTCGAGCATTTCGCGCGCAACATGTCCGACGAGGCCGAGTGCTGTGCGGCATGCGGAAAGAAGAAGATAAGGAAGCTCCTGTCCACCTTCGGCTTTAAGAGCGGCAGCGCCTCCTCCGGCGATTATCGCTCCTCGGCGGGCCCGTCGGCATGCGGCTCCTGCACCTCCTCGAGCTGCACCAGCTGCTCCCACTAG
- the tsaE gene encoding tRNA (adenosine(37)-N6)-threonylcarbamoyltransferase complex ATPase subunit type 1 TsaE has protein sequence MMFGDDAVGSVVRITHGADETRELGVALAALLRAGDVVLLVGELGAGKTCFAQGVAKGLEVAEQVTSPTFTLMREYRGSLPLYHLDAYRLEGAADLFAIGVEEYLDAGGVLLVEWGDRARDFFTGDHLEIAIFFGDGDEERNLVITARGDGWSRRPLGAALGGG, from the coding sequence ATGATGTTTGGGGATGACGCTGTCGGGTCTGTTGTCCGTATCACACATGGCGCTGATGAGACCCGGGAGCTTGGAGTAGCCCTGGCGGCCCTGCTGCGGGCCGGTGATGTGGTGCTGCTCGTCGGGGAGCTGGGCGCGGGCAAGACCTGTTTCGCGCAGGGCGTGGCAAAGGGGCTGGAGGTCGCGGAACAGGTTACCAGCCCCACCTTCACCCTGATGCGGGAATACCGAGGCAGCCTGCCTTTGTATCACCTGGACGCCTACCGGCTTGAGGGCGCGGCGGACCTTTTCGCCATCGGGGTGGAAGAATATCTGGACGCGGGCGGCGTCCTGCTGGTGGAGTGGGGAGACCGTGCACGCGATTTCTTCACCGGCGACCACCTGGAGATCGCGATCTTCTTCGGCGACGGCGATGAGGAGAGGAATCTCGTCATCACGGCGCGCGGTGATGGCTGGTCGCGCCGCCCGCTCGGAGCGGCGCTCGGGGGTGGATGA